Part of the Fodinicola acaciae genome is shown below.
GTAGGGAATGCCGTCGTTTGCCACGTAGCTGTTGGCGTACAACAACATCGTGCCGTCGGTCTGGAAGGCGACCAGGTCGGTGTAGCCATCTCCGGTGACGTCGGCCTGGACGAGTCGTTTCATGTCCTGCCAGCCGTGGCCGATCTCCTTGACCACACCGTACGGTATGCCGTCGTTGATCAGGATGTTGTTGGGATACAGCAACATCGTGCCGTCGGACTTGACGCCGAGCAGGTCGGTGAAGTTGTCGCCGGTGATGCTGTTGCCGTCGGCCGGACTGGTCGTTTCAAGGACGTTCTTGTAGCGCAGCGGCTTGTAGTCGCCGGTCGGATGGCCGGACAACGTGGCCTGGCTGAACGACGCGCCGGTCACCTTCCTCAGCGGCGTCGAGCCGAAGCTGTAATACCAGAAGGTCGTCTTCGCGCTGTTTTCCCAGCCGCCGAAGAGGATCGCGTGATAGGGATAGCCGCTCTCGTGGTCGACCGTGTCGTCGAGCAGGTCGCCGGGCAGCAGTTGAGCGCGGGTGATCGACGTGGTGTACGTCGAGTCGTCGAGCCCGCCGGTGTTCGGGTCGGCGCCCAGGTGCCAGGACATGTCGACATATCCCGAGCAGTCGCGGCGATACTGGCGCGAATGCGTGCCGTCCCAGGTGTAGGCGCTCTGGTCGTAGGTCAGGTCGGAGTCGTTGCGGCGCAGATACCAGTTGGTCGCGCGCTGGATGATCTCGGTGCGAGTGATCTTGCCGCCGATGGTCGAGGCGGCCTGAGCCGGTGCCGGCGCGACGGTGGCCACCAGCGCTGTGCTGGCCAGCAGTCCGGCGACGGCGAGCAGTCCGGTGACGGCGGACCGGCGCCGTCCTGAGCGAGTTCTCCGCATGCCGATCTCCATCTCTGTACGCGGAACGCGCACGTGTGGACGGCGGCTTTGGCCCTGGTCGGGACAAGGTCCGCCGAGATGCACGACGGTTGGTCGTGTGGAAGGGTCGGAACTCAGGCGTTCGCGCGACGCGCTGGTGAGCATGGCGACCGGCGCTATGTCGTCACTATGTCGTCACTATGCGTCCGTCACCCCAAAGCGGCCATCGTCGCATATGGCAACTTTCGTTACATATATCGAAAATCTAGGCCAACCGCCACAGATCGGTGATGCGTACGCCGACCTCGGCGAACAGCTTGCGCAACAATGGCAGCGAAATGCCCACGACGTTGTGCGGGTCGCCGTCTATCCCGTCGATGAACGTGCCGCCGAGGCCGTCGATGGTGAACGCCCCTGCCACCGCGAGCGGCTCGCCGGAGCCGACGTAGGCGTCCAGCTCGGCCTCGGTCGGTGTGCCGAACCGTACGGTCGTCGTCGCGGTCTCGGCGCTGGACTTGCCGGTCGACGCGTCGATCACGCAGTGACCGGTGTGCAGCAGGCCGGTGCCGCCGGCCATGATCGACCAGCGCGCCTTGGCCACCTCGGCGGTCCCCGGCTTGCCGTACGCCCGGCCGGCCAGTTCCAGCATCGAGTCGCAGCCGACCACCAGGCCATTGTCCACAGTGGACGCGACGGCCTCGGCTTTGGCGCGCGCCAACGCGAGGCAGAGCTGCGCCGGCGTCGGCTCGGTGAGCGTGGCGGCCACCGCGTCCTCGTCGACCCCGGAGACCAGCACGTCCGGCGCGAAGCCGGCGCTGCGGAGGGTGGCCAGCCGGGCCGGCGACGCGGACGCGAGGATCAGGCGAGCAGTCACAACCGTCACGCTAGTGGCTGCGCCGGACGGTGCCGTTACCGGTCACGCCAATAATTGCCAAGGCGAAGAACATGTCTGGACCTTTTTACCGGCCGCGTCTACTCTTGCGCTCGGTTTTCACCGGGGCAGGTCGGGAAAAGGAGGAACGGATGAGCTTCAGGCGGATCGCCGTGACCGTTTTCGCCGGTGCCGCGCTGGCCACCGGCGCGCTGGTCGCCACGGCCGCGCCGGTCGCCGCGTTGCCGGTGCCGGGTTGGGACACCATCGACTCGTATCCGACGCACGCGGAGTGCGACCAGGGCGCCATC
Proteins encoded:
- a CDS encoding FG-GAP repeat domain-containing protein; translation: MRRTRSGRRRSAVTGLLAVAGLLASTALVATVAPAPAQAASTIGGKITRTEIIQRATNWYLRRNDSDLTYDQSAYTWDGTHSRQYRRDCSGYVDMSWHLGADPNTGGLDDSTYTTSITRAQLLPGDLLDDTVDHESGYPYHAILFGGWENSAKTTFWYYSFGSTPLRKVTGASFSQATLSGHPTGDYKPLRYKNVLETTSPADGNSITGDNFTDLLGVKSDGTMLLYPNNILINDGIPYGVVKEIGHGWQDMKRLVQADVTGDGYTDLVAFQTDGTMLLYANSYVANDGIPYSGHTEIGHGWNAFDRVIGADVNGDGYTDLLALTPDGVMTLYVNNYKASHAAPYSSHIDIGHGWNSYSRIIAADVTGDGYTDLLGVTSTGDMSLYANNFKANSAVPYSAHAEIGHGWNTYGQILSADANGDGYTDLLGIRPTGEMELYPGNYKANAAVPYSAHGEIGHGWDNFATIV
- a CDS encoding Maf family protein; translated protein: MTARLILASASPARLATLRSAGFAPDVLVSGVDEDAVAATLTEPTPAQLCLALARAKAEAVASTVDNGLVVGCDSMLELAGRAYGKPGTAEVAKARWSIMAGGTGLLHTGHCVIDASTGKSSAETATTTVRFGTPTEAELDAYVGSGEPLAVAGAFTIDGLGGTFIDGIDGDPHNVVGISLPLLRKLFAEVGVRITDLWRLA